Proteins from one Desulforegula conservatrix Mb1Pa genomic window:
- a CDS encoding alpha/beta hydrolase, which produces MKFLRQLCKNIVIAVIVFGILIIGFAWFFQENLIHYPTKYTVKELELFSKQRPDLKFWPDKSDYRGIIAEPPANKKILGTVVMFHGNAGSVIERIWYADSLSALGYRVILHEHPGYGARDGKLDEKNLVNDGVESVRFARIKYGRPVYIVGESLGSGVAAGVISQAESEGAALIVPWDRIVNVAKKFYWYLPVELLLKEKYDSIENLKAFKGPLAVVMAENDEIIPPECSRNLYESFGGKKKLWISKGAGHNSWSSIATPIFWKDIMGFVSGSENNIQAEK; this is translated from the coding sequence ATGAAATTCTTGAGGCAGCTCTGTAAAAATATAGTAATTGCAGTCATTGTGTTTGGAATATTGATTATTGGATTTGCATGGTTTTTCCAGGAGAATCTGATTCATTATCCTACAAAATATACTGTAAAAGAACTTGAATTGTTTTCAAAGCAAAGACCGGATCTTAAATTCTGGCCTGATAAATCTGATTACAGGGGAATAATAGCAGAACCACCAGCAAATAAGAAGATTCTTGGAACAGTTGTGATGTTTCATGGAAATGCAGGATCAGTAATAGAGAGAATATGGTACGCGGATTCTCTTTCCGCACTTGGCTACAGGGTTATTCTTCATGAACATCCTGGATACGGGGCAAGAGACGGCAAATTAGACGAAAAGAATCTCGTGAATGACGGAGTCGAATCTGTAAGATTTGCCAGAATTAAATACGGCCGTCCTGTCTACATAGTGGGAGAATCTCTTGGAAGCGGTGTTGCAGCTGGCGTAATTTCCCAGGCAGAATCCGAAGGCGCTGCCCTTATAGTGCCTTGGGACAGAATAGTTAATGTGGCAAAGAAGTTTTATTGGTATCTACCTGTGGAGCTTCTTTTGAAGGAGAAATATGACAGTATAGAAAATCTTAAGGCCTTCAAAGGACCTCTTGCTGTAGTTATGGCAGAAAATGACGAAATTATCCCTCCTGAATGTTCCAGAAATTTGTATGAAAGTTTTGGTGGTAAAAAGAAACTCTGGATATCAAAGGGCGCGGGCCATAATAGTTGGAGTTCCATCGCAACTCCAATTTTCTGGAAGGATATTATGGGCTTTGTGTCAGGGTCTGAAAATAATATTCAAGCTGAAAAATAA